A window of Rhipicephalus microplus isolate Deutch F79 chromosome X, USDA_Rmic, whole genome shotgun sequence genomic DNA:
CTCAAACGTTGAGGTCACACTGTTGAGATAACTTCTCGTGTTTACATGTAGTGTCACCTTCGCATCACACTCATCTGTTCCATGTCTCGGTTGTATCCATCTGATTCATGTGTTAACGTGCTCAAGGACTTGGAGGAGCTTTCATCACAGAAACTCAGAACAGAAACTGCCTGCTGTTGTATGTCTTTATTGAAGAAACTTAAATATAGCAACAAGAAAAATACAACCGCAGGTATGTCTCACTCACAAACAATGACAGAGTTATTAACAAGAATATACAATGGCATGTAAACGTCAGACTCTTCCAGCAGCAAAAATGATACAGGCTATTTGCTTCAGTGCTCTTATGTTTTATTTGGTCACGCCGATAGCACTGCATTCTTTTCATAAGTAATTGATGTGCTTTTCTATCATGTTCTTCCTTTGTAATGCAGAGCTGCGTGCAGCAACCAAAGCTAGCGCTAGGTTTCTTCGGTGCTAAATCCGTTCTCCAGATATTATGGAGACAGTATGCACACATAGTGCAGCTAGGACCTTTGTCGAAATGGAGCCCAGAACATTCTATCCACCTCAACCTACGTTATTTCGAATTCTGATGGGAGCATTGTGGAATTCGTGAAACGCTTTATGAGAAGGGAAGCGTATAGGTGGCTTTCCCTCTCCAGTGTCCCCAGGCGTGCCTCCGGGGATCGAAGGCCTCGCGGTAGTCTGAGTGTCAGGAAAAAGAACACCTCCTCCTGGTCGTGTGCCTGGACCAGACGGTGTAGCTCCAGGCCTTGGTCGTTTCGAACCATAACCAGGTTCTTCTGGGAATGTTTCTGGTGACGGGGGTTGTGGACCAGCACCTGGTCCAGGTCTTGGTCTAGGTGGCCTGGGGGATGGCTCTCCAGGCTCGCCGAAAAGGGCCGTTCCTGATGGCCTCCTTGGTGGTACTTGTGGCCGGACCTGGGTCGGTCCTTGTGGGCTTAAAGGTGGAGCTAGCCCAGGAGCCTGAGGGCGGGGTTGTGGCGTGGGTGGTGGCCTTGGTCTACCTTGTCCATAACCTGGTGCTTCAGGAAATGGTTGTGGTACAGGCTGTGGTATTTCTGGCCTTGCTGGTTCAGGGACATTTGGAAGTGGTGGTGGAACAGGAGGAAGTGGTCCAGCTGGTAGTGGCCGTCCTCCTGACGCGGGTGGCCTGGGCCTTGTAGGGCGCTTGCTTCCATAGCCTGGACTTTCGGGGAAACCCGATGGTGGAGGCACTGGTCCTTGAATGGGTGGTGTTACTTGTGGTTGGGGAGGTGGTGATGGCTGTGGTGGCCGTGGACTTGGTCGTGGTATAGTTGGTGGCGGTGCTGGAAAGCTCGGCGGGACTCTCGTACCTCCCGGACCTTGTGGTATTTGTGGTGACGCTGGACGAGAAGGCCTGTAGGGGGGCGGTGTCACAAATCCTGGAGATGGGGGAGAAGGAGGTGGTATGCGCGATGGTCCAGTAGGAGCTGGGGGCCTTGGAGGAAACGGTACAGGAGTGGAACTTGGAAATTGCGGGGGTTCGTAAGGCGGCCTTGGAGATGGTGGTAGCGGCCTTTGGCTAGTTGGGCCAGGTGGTACAAAAGCTGGTGGCCCTGGGGTTGGAGCTGGTCGTGGTGGTGGAGGTGGCCGTGCAGCTGGAGGCAGAGGTGATGGAGGTCTTGGTGCAGGCGTTGGTCGTGGTAGTTGAGGCTGACGGGGAGACGGAGGGGCAGGTGATGGTGGTCTTGGTAATGGAGATGGTCTGGGTGGTGCAGGTGGCCGTGGTGCAGGAGGCAAAGGTGAGGGAGGTCTCGGTACAGGAGATGGTTGAGGTGGCAGATATGCTGGTGGCCTAGGTGAAGGCACTGGTCGCTGTGGTGCAGGTGGTCGTTGTGTAGGAGGTGCAGGTGAAGGAGGTCTCGGCGTTGGAGATGATTCAGGAGGTAGATATGCTGGTGGCCTAGGTGAAGGAGGCCTGGTTGGCGGAGAAGGCCGTGATGGTCCAGGTGGTCTCGGTACTGGGCGAGGCGGTGCAGGCACTGGCCCGGGAGGTTCTGGAAATTGTGGAGGACGTGGCTGTGCTGGAGGGACGTATGCTGGAGGCCTAGGTGCTGGTGTAGGACGAAGAGGAGGTCTTGGTTGTCCCGGTGGCCCAGGAGGTCTTGGAGATGGGAAAGGTTGGGCTGGTGTTGGGGGCGATGGAAATCGTGGTGGTCCTGTTGGCCTTGCTGGTCCAGGTTCAGGATATAAAGCAACTCCAGGAGTTGGAGGTGAAGGTCCAGGGCGAGGTCTACCTCCTACTTGTGGTCTGATAGGTTGCTGATGAAATTCATGGAATTTCGAATGGGGTATATCAGAAACAGAAGGTCTTTGGCCTCCTGGACGCCCTGGTTGAGTTGGTCGCGATGATCCTGGTGGGGAGGGTGGCCGAGGCTGAGGGAACTGACCTGAGGTAGGAGGCCCGAAAGGTGGTGGGGATGGTGTACCGGGTCTTGAAGGTGGTGGAGGAGCTGGTTGTCTTGGAGGTGCTGGTGGTCTTGGAGGAGTCCCTGGTATCGGAAAGGGTCGTTGACCAGTGGGTGTTGGTGGTCGAGGTTGTGGTCCTTTTGGTGTAGGTCCAGGACGGAAACCTGGGCCTAGAGGGGGCCTAGAGGGCGTTACGCCTTCAGGATACAAGGCTACGCCTGGTGGTGGCCTTGGACGTGGGCGTCTTGCCCCATAACCAGGTGCTTCAGGGAATTCAGCACCACCGGACCCAGGGGGTGACACAAATGGAGTTGGAGCTGAAGTCGGTCGTGGACCTGTGCTTGGGCGTGGGCTTGGTGGTGGTCTTGGTGCAAAGGTTGGTCCTGGAGTCGGGGCTACTGGGGGAGGTGGTCCAGGAAACGGTTGCACAGGAGACGGACCAGGGAACGGCCTGGGTTGTGGTGCTGGGGTTGGTCGTATAGGTGGGGGGCCCGGATATGGTCTCGGTCCTGGTGGAGCAGGGGCAGGTCGCTGACCAGGTCGAGGTTGTGGTGGTGGACGTGGTGCAGGGGGTGGTGGTGCTGGTACTGGAGGCCTGGGCGAAGGAGGAGAGGGGCCGAATGGAGGCCTCGGACTTGGAAATGGCTGTTGCTGCTGGCCGGGTTGGGGGAATCTCGGTGGTTGTTGGGGCCTTGGAACTGGCGGAGGGGCCAGAGAAGTGGGAGGAGGAGGTCTTGGTACTGGGCCTGTTGTGGGAGGAGAAGGTCTTGGTCTAGGTCTTGCAGGTCTGCCTCCGTAGGATGGGGTATCAGGGAATAGATCTACACCTGGTGGGGGTCTTTGGGGTGCTGGTGGTGAAGGAAACGCAGTTTGTGGTCTTTGGGGTGGTGGGGGAAAGGGTGTTGGAGGTCTAGGTGGTGGGGGTGAACCTCCAGGCACAGGGGGTCGTACTTGGGAACCAGGAGGAAATGGTAGCTGTTGAGGCCTTTGCGGTGGGAGTGATGATTGTGGAGGAGGTGGTCCTGGAAACCTAGGTGATGGTGGAGCTTGTAATGCTGGAGATCCTGGAGAGCGAAGTGGAGGTCCCGGTGGTGGTCCTTGCGGAAACAAAGCGGCTCCTGTCGATGGAGGCCTAGGTGGTTGGGAGGGGTAACCACCAATACCAGGAGCTCGCCCTGCTCCAGAACCAGGTTTGACTGGTTGAGCTAAAAATTCATGGAATTTGTGGTGTGGAATGTCATGAACAGATGGTTTTGGTCTTCCACCAGGTTGCGGAGGTGATGGTGGACGTTGCACTGGCGGTCCGGGTACCCGCTGTGGTGATGGTGGCCTAGGTATTTGTGGTGGAATTCCAGGAATGCTAGGTGAAccaggtggtggctgtgttcgtGGTGGGAAAGGCCCTGGAACGGGTGCAGGGGGCCCTGGTCGTGGTATTGGCTGTGCTATAGCTGGACCACCAGGAGGTGGTCTTGGTGTTATCGGCCCCAGCGGCGGGGAGGGAGGCCGTGGTGAAGGTGGTGATGGTGGTCTTCGAGGGGGAGAAGGTATGCCAGGCTCACCAAATATGGCCGTCCCCCTAGCTGGTGGAGGTGGTGGTCGTTTTCTCGATGGTTTTGAGCCATATCCGGGAGTTTCTGGAAATTCGTCCTCGACTGTTGGTGGTCCAGGAAATGGTCCCGGTTGAAATGCTGGGGGTTGTGGTTGTCGAGGTGGTTGCGTTGGTGGTAGTGTGGGTCTTATAGTAGGTGGCCTCGGAGGGCCACTTGGAATAGCTGGAAATGGTCCAGGCCCTGGTGTTGGGAAGGAGGGAGGCCGTGGGGGAGCTGGCGATGGTACTGGCCTTGGAGTAGGTCTTGGGAATCCTCCAGGGGTTGGAGCTATACCTGGTGTGGGAAATGCTCCTGGTCCCACTGGAGATGGCCCTCTACCAGGCGAAGCAGGAAACCTCCCAAAGCCTAAAACAGAGTTAATAAAAATAATGGGCAATGATTTCAACTTTGTTTAAAATGACGTTCGGGCTTTACTTCTATGAAATGTAAAGTGAGGTGTATTGAACATTTTCAGCCAATGATCTATGCAACGTAATGCCAATATCTCTACTggtatttatttttgttattgtGTTTCTCAAAAATATCACTCGTAGCAGGAGAGAAACAAATATTATGAAACTGAAACAAGGGTGTTCGTTGCTTTTAGCGGAAGGATGAAGTAGATATCCTGGGAGCAGAGCCGACATTGCTTCTCTTGAATCCGTATTCATCGAATTCTTGAGAACATATAAGTGAGTGCTACTTCGTTGATGGTATGACAAGTCAATGCCTCGAATGCACAAGAAGTCATGATTCTCCTTAAATGATGAACCCAAAAGGTGCTCACTACGAGGAGGTGGGGCGTCACGTTAACGACAATCACTATAGTAGCAAAGCAAGAGTCAATATATTTAAGCGCATGGAGCGCAAACACACAAAAATGTGGAGAGTGAAGAGAGAGACATACAGAGCGAGTATAGTATGTACACTTACACGCTTCTTATATATAGGTATTTTCACTATCTGTGTTATTTTGCGCTTTACCTATCGTAATACTTCACTATGTTACCGTGCCAAATAGCTCGGATGAAGGCCCGGGTTATCATAGAAGGGTGGCCGAACCACCCGGCGATGCAGCATGTTTGAGGCCGGCGTGGTCTGCCCGTACCACTTGAAAGTACATAGCATAAGGTTTGGCCGTCGACACAGTATTTTGTAAGCGTCTACAGCGTCACTCCGGCGCACGAAAGAGATGGTTCAGCCGTTTCACGTGTATAACTTAACCCGACGGTGGAGCTGTGGTTACGGTGCTTGGCTGAGGACCCAAAAGTCGCGAGTTTGATCCCAGCCGCGGCAATGGCAGTTGGCCTGAGGGGAACTGTTGGAGGTCCGTGTGCTCCTTGACGCCATTGCAAGTTAAATACCATTAGACGATCTAAGTTTCCAGTGGTCCCCACTATGCGGCatgcctcgtaatcatatcgagATTATAGCACGTGAAGCCTGAAGTATTTTTCTCACATATAGATGCATTCTTAAGACCCCCAAGCAGTCGAAATTATTCCGGAGTACCCGGTACAGTGGTTATttcaatcatatcgtggtttcgccTCGTGAAATTCGAGAATTTCGCGTTTTAACAGCGGATCTGTTAGGCGAGTTTTGTCGCCGTCCGTTGCAATCTGACTGTTGCAATTGACTGTTGCAATCTTAATCTGTCTCTAAATTGCAACTACTTTATCTAGTCTACATAAACTATCATTACGTAAGCCTGCTGCACAATGGGAGTATATTCACGGCTAATGTGTCGTGGTTAAGGTTCTTTATGTGCACGTAGCTTAGCAATCGAACTCTAACTGAGGTGGAACAGTCAATATTTCACTGTCATGACGACTTAGCGGCGTTTGTGCTGGTTCTACAGCAATACCCAAACAATTATTTACCTGATGGTGGCCTCTCTGGTAGCCttccctctggataaagtgctACTCCAGGCCGTGGGCTTGGACGTGGCCGAGCTGGCGGTGAGGGGTAGCCGGGTGTTTCCGGCAATGCTGGAGGAGTGGGTGGTGGACCAGCTGGAAGTGGTTGTCGAGGCGGCGGGGGTCCCCtcggtggtgatggtggtgacagAAATCCTGGTGGTGTCGGTGGCCTTGGCGGGCGACCGGGCCCTGGTGGTGGGGTTCCTGGCCTTGGTGGAGCGGGTATTGGAAAATTTGGCGGTGATGGCGGCCTTAGAGGACGGCCAGGCCCTGGTGGCGGCGGACCTTGTGGTGGTGGTCCGAGTGGACGACCAGCTGGTCTTGGGGGCGCTGGTGCTGGATAGCTTGGAGGTGGCCGTGGTGGCCGTTGTGGACGTCCAGGCCCTGATGGCGGACTGCTTGGTCGTGGTGGCGCAGGTGAGGGGAATCCTGGTGTGGACGGTGGCCTCAGTGGACGACCTGGTCCCGGTGGAGGTGGCCCTAGTGGTGGTCCCAGTGGAGGTCCTCCAGGTCTGGGAGGTGCTGGCACGGGGTAGCTTGGAGGAGATGGTGGGCGACCAGGCCCCAGTGAAGGAGGAGCTGGTCTAGGAGGAAGTGGAGTGGGAAAGCCTGGTGGAGATGGTGGCACCAGTGGACGACCAGCTCCTGGGGGAGGAGGTCCCTGTGGAGGAGCGCCTGGCCTTGGTGGTGCTGGTATGGGAAAGGTTGGCGGAGATGGAGGGATGAATGGCCCTCCCAGTGTTGGTGAAGGCGGTCTTGGTTGTTGTCCTGTTGGTCTCTGTCCTGGCACACCCGCTCCAGGGAATAGTGCGCCTCCAGGTCTAGGTGCTTTGGGTCCCGTGACAAGGAATTCGTGGAACTTGTGATGAGGTATGTCAGAAGGCTTCCGTCCACCAGTGACTTGTCCACGTTGTGGTGATGGTGCTCTGGCTGTTCCAGGGGGAGCAGGCCCACCAGATGTTACTGGTCTGGGAGGCCCCGGCGTCGTGGGACCCACTCCTGGTTGAAAGAAGcctggtggtggtgatggtgccGGAAATCGAGGGGGTGCCGGTGGTGGTGGGGTCCCCGGAATCAGAAAGCCACCTGGCCTAGGTGGCTGAGGAGCTGCAGGTGGAGGTCTTCCTTCAGGAAACAAGGCAACACCGCGAGGAGGAGAGGGTGGAGGACCAGGAGGCTGGGGAAGAGGGAATGCTGGCGGTGCCTGGGGGCGTGGCAAAGACGGTGGCCTGGGAGGCGCAGCCCCAGGTTGAGGGCCTGCCGGAAACCTAGGTGGCTGAGGTAAGGGACCGAGGCCAGGTCGTGAAAGAGAAGGAGGAGGGCGCCTTGGCGGTCCATATCCAAAACCATCCTCTGGTGGACCAGGAGTTACAGGTGGTTGCCCTGGCCCGGGCTTCGCCACTCCAGTTTGCACATCGAATGAAATACCACCCACTCCCGATGGTGGCCTAGCGAATGGTGGAGGTGGCGTTGGAGGAACACGGCTTGTGCCGGGTGCTGGTGGCCTGGGAGCCGGTGGCCGGGGAGCGGGGGGTCTTGGAGACGGTGGTGGCCTTGGAGCCGGAGGCCTTGAAGTTGGTGGCCTAGGCGCGGGTGGTCCTGATGGTGGAAAGGGAGGTTGTGGCAAAACAGGTGTCTTATCCGCGGGAATGAGAACACCAACAAATTTTGGTGGTTGAGGCACTGCAGGTGGCGGTGAGGGCCTTGGTTTGGGTGGCTGCCGCGGAGGAGCTGGCGGCAAGTCAATAGTGTTGATAGGATAACCGCTGAATACTGGTGGCCTTTGAGGTAGGTCAGGTGGTTCATACTCTAGAACGGGACCAACAATTTCTGGCTCAAGCACATTACTGGGTGGAAGAAGTGGTCCCTCAGGCCTTCCATACCCTCCTGTTCCCCTGGATGGCGCAGGGGGTTTCTGAGGCTCGTTTGGTGGCTCGAATGGTTCTCCGAATAAAGCAGTTCCTGGTGGTCTCCGTGGAGGTGTGGTTGCGCCAGGAGGAGCCACCGGCTGACCGGATGATCCTGGTGGCGGCCTCGTTGGTGGAGGCGATGCAGCCCCTCCGCTCCCTGGTGACCTTCCTTGCTGGAAGGGTCGAACTGGTTGATTGTGGAACTCGTGAAAAGCTTCGTGCGATGGAAAAGGCTTGGCGACATTTGTTTGGGCTGCTTCTTCTAGATCTTCGTACAAGCTTTCGACGAAGCGCGCCAGCCGCACCGTCACATCGTCTTCTCTCCTTGTTTCGCCGTCGTCATGCTGTGGCTCTGCCCCCGCGGCGACCAAGAGGCAGACGAACAAAGCCACAGCAGAGGCATGTGGTATCTGGAAGGAAGATGGGCGCATTAAATATCAGAATTTTTTGTTATGCTGTTAAGTTCAAAATGAAGTGCATTTAATTGAGAAATGGAAAATTTGCTATCGTTCTCTACCAAGTATCTTGAACCTGGAAGTCTTCAGCAATGCAATAGCGAGTCTGTTCGTACTAGTCAATGGGGTAACGTGCTCCCCGAATGCTTTATAacttaatttattattattaaagacTGAACAATAACTATTTACGGCCCACTCACACTGAGAAAACAATGTCATACCTTTGCAGGGTGAGCTGTTTTGCATCATATTGAAAGAAAACAGCCTTGCTATTACAAAATACTTTTTTGCACCTGAAGCGCAAAACTGAATTTATTAAAGCAGCGTGACATTGTTCTCGTTACCTAGTTACACACACGATTGAAGTGTACAGAAAATACTTCACGTTATATCAATCATAGCATTTATTGTGGAGGACCATGTTAACTAAGTGGcacacatgtaatgcttttcATTGTGGTGCACGTACGTCGACTGTCATCGGAACATAGCTCGGAGCCGAAGCCAACCTACTGTGAAACAAACTTGTGTTCCGCCAATTTAGCATAACCATTCTCAGCAAATCGCCTCGGAAGTTTGTTCGGGCAAGAAATCCATCAATGAAGCAGGTAAATGAGGGCCACTGAATCTATGTCGCAAGCAAATGAATTAGATTTATTGTGCCTATGTGCCACTAAAAGATTCGCCACGTGCGGGGATATGTTTGTCTCGTGTTAtctcaggagcctcgactaccgatcagcagcgttgcGTGATCATGCTGAAAAAAGTATTGCAGTGCCCACGTATTGCTGCACTGCGCTGTTCAAGCAATTAACGGGGAATTTTTATACACATGAATTGCTGCCTGAACGACCATATGAAGTCATTTTTTCAATGGCGTACTCGATGAAGTTTGAAATGCTGAGTATCTCTCCGTAACCGTGGTGTATAGTATTAAAATTTAAAGATATGCTAAAAAGGATTACTGTGGCATACTGTAGAAATGTATTCATTGAATAGTATTATCAGAGATAGGCACGTTACTTACTGTGAAAATAATAACCTAGAATGGAATCATTGCAAAACAATGTCAGAAGACGTTTCTGATCGGTATTCGAGGCTCCTGTGAACATGTGAGCCAAGCATTATAGCACAAGACGCGGCTTGGGAACTTACACTTAATTCTCAGACTGCTCTAAAGGGCTCATTACTTTCTCGataaatttttttaaaaagaGAAAACCCAACTGATCAAGTCATAAAGTCTACGGCTATTGGCTGATTTTTTCAGCATCGTGAGTTGCATATAGTAACCACGGCCACCGCCGGATGCCGCAACGTGCCCACGCGCTCACTCGCGGTAACACTGAAagtaacccccgaatgcagagatgttacttggctcgcgacttcaacttgacttgagcaagtcggcgcgaagcaagcagcggacttcagaacgcccaagtcagccttcgcgtttcatagatgctcaggctgtcttgcttggtcaagtcaagaacgagcttgaaagcagaaacacgctgcttgcctgctaacgagggtattAATGAAGTTGctcgcgtaaggcatgcattacaccaaaaaaagaccatacgttttaaaataactataaaaacgaagggccacaggcatatttttgccattttatggctaacgagcggcacgtggggCCTGCCACCACAgtgatgcgcagtgttgcttttgtaaagcgttcgttgtccgctggttttagtggccacccaaatgcggtgcctttctccatggttgcttgtttggaggcgaaacaagcatcgcgttgggttctttcgtcgttttttttttcctcaatcgaacgccatggcatgtatttgtgctgacctggctcacgaggtgacgcgattttcacggtatttgcctttctgttcgcctgtgtgcatgcctgtaatgggctaggtctcagttattatgaaaaaaaaaaacaagttctgggaacaaatgtgattggtatctttttgttgagcttggtaaacaagagaaaaagcgggggtcagtacattgccctcagcagaattctgtctcgcggggtgcagcaatgtatcgctgcatgatggtgatgcggataaaaaaacccgtgataggggcaccacttttttatgtatgtgtaattttacgtagcgttgtgctacaagcgatgcctttctgagcgagaaacagcaccctagacgggacgaaaggatagacgaggcacacggacacagcaccgaaacagacggaaaatgtcgtcgtgttatagaaaaacagaaatagcctttgcggttacggaacacttcggcgttttcgacaccggggctattgtttgtagtcgacacaacctgtaacgcaagggaactcagccacttcttaacagtccgccggctgcggaaagcgcaccagcatcgcgtacaggtgctttgcgatgagtagcgtaacttttccgactgcacggcacactgtcgactacggaacgcggacgaaatttccggtgactggttggtatgtgccagcgctgtaaaacctgagagccatcagtagctgtaacactggatgcacgggctgtcttcggttgtccccactttcacggagcggcaatataacgagcagctgccccacggcgttcttcatgaatctgtacctagcgtggaattgttgctcgtcgtacaactccatcggatttccttggtcacgtaaagcggttccaagaatcttcggcaggcagtgcgccccaaaaaatgctacgcttatggcgaggcaagcaaactcaaaagcggccacctttcacgcgacgtccattcgagaggtggccatgttggaataacgcgtgaagttgctttcaagctagccccgcagctgacttgaaacttgtcctgacttcgaccgagccaagtcgccttcaagtcgtccgcaagttcgagaacgatttatggcgaccggcaagactgtcttgagtcaagaacgagtcaagtacgagtcaagtaacatctctgcattcgggggtaagtaGCGCGTTTGAAAAGACAAAATAGAAGAAACTGGTCAAGGTCATGACGGTCACTGATAAACAGGCGTTAGCTTCTTGTCCTTTTGTCACACCCCtcacctcacccccccccccccccccccaagtcctCGCTCTCGTCTTGGTTGCTGGcacaaaaggagagaaaaagcgTTCAAAAGCGTACGTGCGGCAAATCCTCATAAGCCCGCTCGCACTTGTCGGAGTCGAGAAGTTTTTGCCGTGGTCGGTTCGCGAGGATATGAACCCCTTTAGGAAAGCCATCTAgtggttacttggaaaagtgtgaCAGGGCCACTTTGAAAAAGTAAATAACGTGAAACCCCGAACAAGCGCCCCCCTATCTTTTTCACGAACTTTGAAATGTGCACCAACGACTGAGAAAGCGCCATTCCTCCACCCTCCCCACCCCGCGACCGTTCCACcgtttttttcattgtttctaCTCACCCCACGAAGGTGACTAAATACAGTGAATGCATGCGTATTCAATAAAGGATTTCAATAGAAGCATACGCGGCTTTTCCACCACCATCTTGAATTTCGATCCGAGCCTGAACAAGACACCCCTTCTATA
This region includes:
- the LOC119161450 gene encoding uncharacterized protein LOC119161450 isoform X2; this encodes MIPHASAVALFVCLLVAAGAEPQHDDGETRREDDVTVRLARFVESLYEDLEEAAQTNVAKPFPSHEAFHEFHNQPVRPFQQGRSPGSGGAASPPPTRPPPGSSGQPVAPPGATTPPRRPPGTALFGEPFEPPNEPQKPPAPSRGTGGYGRPEGPLLPPSNVLEPEIVGPVLEYEPPDLPQRPPVFSGYPINTIDLPPAPPRQPPKPRPSPPPAVPQPPKFVGVLIPADKTPVLPQPPFPPSGPPAPRPPTSRPPAPRPPPSPRPPAPRPPAPRPPAPGTSRVPPTPPPPFARPPSGVGGISFDVQTGVAKPGPGQPPVTPGPPEDGFGYGPPRRPPPSLSRPGLGPLPQPPRFPAGPQPGAAPPRPPSLPRPQAPPAFPLPQPPGPPPSPPRGVALFPEGRPPPAAPQPPRPGGFLIPGTPPPPAPPRFPAPSPPPGFFQPGVGPTTPGPPRPVTSGGPAPPGTARAPSPQRGQVTGGRKPSDIPHHKFHEFLVTGPKAPRPGGALFPGAGVPGQRPTGQQPRPPSPTLGGPFIPPSPPTFPIPAPPRPGAPPQGPPPPGAGRPLVPPSPPGFPTPLPPRPAPPSLGPGRPPSPPSYPVPAPPRPGGPPLGPPLGPPPPGPGRPLRPPSTPGFPSPAPPRPSSPPSGPGRPQRPPRPPPSYPAPAPPRPAGRPLGPPPQGPPPPGPGRPLRPPSPPNFPIPAPPRPGTPPPGPGRPPRPPTPPGFLSPPSPPRGPPPPRQPLPAGPPPTPPALPETPGYPSPPARPRPSPRPGVALYPEGRLPERPPSGFGRFPASPGRGPSPVGPGAFPTPGIAPTPGGFPRPTPRPVPSPAPPRPPSFPTPGPGPFPAIPSGPPRPPTIRPTLPPTQPPRQPQPPAFQPGPFPGPPTVEDEFPETPGYGSKPSRKRPPPPPARGTAIFGEPGIPSPPRRPPSPPSPRPPSPPLGPITPRPPPGGPAIAQPIPRPGPPAPVPGPFPPRTQPPPGSPSIPGIPPQIPRPPSPQRVPGPPVQRPPSPPQPGGRPKPSVHDIPHHKFHEFLAQPVKPGSGAGRAPGIGGYPSQPPRPPSTGAALFPQGPPPGPPLRSPGSPALQAPPSPRFPGPPPPQSSLPPQRPQQLPFPPGSQVRPPVPGGSPPPPRPPTPFPPPPQRPQTAFPSPPAPQRPPPGVDLFPDTPSYGGRPARPRPRPSPPTTGPVPRPPPPTSLAPPPVPRPQQPPRFPQPGQQQQPFPSPRPPFGPSPPSPRPPVPAPPPPAPRPPPQPRPGQRPAPAPPGPRPYPGPPPIRPTPAPQPRPFPGPSPVQPFPGPPPPVAPTPGPTFAPRPPPSPRPSTGPRPTSAPTPFVSPPGSGGAEFPEAPGYGARRPRPRPPPGVALYPEGVTPSRPPLGPGFRPGPTPKGPQPRPPTPTGQRPFPIPGTPPRPPAPPRQPAPPPPSRPGTPSPPPFGPPTSGQFPQPRPPSPPGSSRPTQPGRPGGQRPSVSDIPHSKFHEFHQQPIRPQVGGRPRPGPSPPTPGVALYPEPGPARPTGPPRFPSPPTPAQPFPSPRPPGPPGQPRPPLRPTPAPRPPAYVPPAQPRPPQFPEPPGPVPAPPRPVPRPPGPSRPSPPTRPPSPRPPAYLPPESSPTPRPPSPAPPTQRPPAPQRPVPSPRPPAYLPPQPSPVPRPPSPLPPAPRPPAPPRPSPLPRPPSPAPPSPRQPQLPRPTPAPRPPSPLPPAARPPPPPRPAPTPGPPAFVPPGPTSQRPLPPSPRPPYEPPQFPSSTPVPFPPRPPAPTGPSRIPPPSPPSPGFVTPPPYRPSRPASPQIPQGPGGTRVPPSFPAPPPTIPRPSPRPPQPSPPPQPQVTPPIQGPVPPPSGFPESPGYGSKRPTRPRPPASGGRPLPAGPLPPVPPPLPNVPEPARPEIPQPVPQPFPEAPGYGQGRPRPPPTPQPRPQAPGLAPPLSPQGPTQVRPQVPPRRPSGTALFGEPGEPSPRPPRPRPGPGAGPQPPSPETFPEEPGYGSKRPRPGATPSGPGTRPGGGVLFPDTQTTARPSIPGGTPGDTGEGKPPIRFPSHKAFHEFHNAPIRIRNNVG